Proteins from a single region of Campylobacter sputorum:
- a CDS encoding phospholipase A — translation MKKVILSCICASMLFCENAEELYKKALEFEQNGDFKSAMKYYKISANQSLEFENKLQKDITYKQPVIQTKTSSRKSLSNDTLENTLGIEIYKPNYFVYAYDFSDKNDRKDGEAKFQISFQKPISYDLFGLDETISVAYSQQSFWQVEKDSSPFRESNYEPEMFITIPDNFTNYGFIDWVRFGINHQSNGEDGVESRSWNRAYVSTKLLFGNLSITPRAWYSFNPDKYNDDISSYMGYGDIEFVYDLYGHKLAAMLRNNLNFHDNRGAVELSWYFPLFNDVYGYLQYFNGYGESLIDYNRQVNKVGLGIAILK, via the coding sequence ATGAAAAAGGTAATTTTATCGTGCATTTGTGCTTCTATGCTTTTTTGTGAAAATGCCGAAGAGCTTTATAAAAAAGCATTAGAATTTGAACAAAATGGCGATTTCAAAAGTGCTATGAAATATTATAAGATAAGTGCTAATCAAAGTTTAGAATTTGAAAATAAACTTCAAAAAGATATCACTTATAAACAACCTGTAATTCAAACCAAAACATCTTCTAGAAAAAGCTTATCTAATGATACTTTGGAAAATACTTTAGGTATTGAAATATATAAGCCTAATTATTTTGTATACGCATATGATTTTAGTGATAAAAATGATAGAAAAGATGGTGAAGCTAAATTTCAGATAAGCTTTCAAAAGCCAATTTCTTATGACTTGTTTGGTTTAGATGAGACTATTAGTGTTGCTTATTCGCAGCAGTCTTTTTGGCAAGTTGAAAAAGATTCATCCCCTTTTAGAGAAAGCAATTATGAGCCTGAAATGTTTATAACTATACCGGATAATTTTACAAATTATGGTTTTATAGATTGGGTTCGCTTTGGGATAAATCATCAATCAAATGGAGAAGATGGCGTAGAATCCAGATCTTGGAATAGAGCGTATGTATCTACTAAGCTTTTATTTGGTAATTTAAGCATAACGCCTAGAGCTTGGTATTCATTTAATCCCGATAAATATAATGATGATATAAGTAGCTATATGGGTTATGGCGATATAGAATTTGTTTATGATTTATATGGCCACAAACTTGCTGCTATGCTTAGGAATAATTTAAATTTCCATGATAATCGTGGTGCGGTAGAGCTTTCGTGGTATTTTCCATTATTTAATGATGTTTATGGATATTTACAATACTTTAATGGATATGGAGAAAGTCTGATTGATTACAATAGACAAGTAAATAAAGTTGGACTTGGTATAGCTATTTTAAAATAA
- a CDS encoding CstA-like transporter-associated (seleno)protein, translated as MQVNLVWSKIKNGYKNLDKALYPLIGLPSYEKYLEHFKKHHPDKTPLSRGEFIREAQLDRSKNVKC; from the coding sequence ATGCAAGTAAATTTAGTATGGAGTAAGATAAAAAATGGTTATAAAAATTTAGATAAAGCTTTATATCCATTAATAGGTCTTCCAAGCTATGAAAAATACTTAGAACATTTTAAAAAACACCACCCTGATAAAACTCCTCTTTCTAGAGGAGAGTTTATCAGAGAAGCACAGCTTGATAGATCCAAAAATGTAAAATGCTGA
- a CDS encoding carbon starvation CstA family protein encodes MKSKILWGLLSILAAWCFGVLALHKGESISAIWMIVASVCIYMIGYRFYGRFVAYKVLGLDDNRATPAVIRNDGRDFVPTNKYVLFGHHFAAIAGAGPLVGPVVAAQMGYLPSMIWLLVGVVIAGAVHDFVVLFISVRRNGKSLGEMIKEEMGTVTGAIAMIGIFFIMLIIVAILAMVVVNALANSPWGFFTIAMTIPIAIFMGLYMRFIRPGRVIEASIIGFVLLILALIYGNHVAADPVLAAYFSFSKTSLAWIIIAYGFIASVLPVWFLLAPRDYLSTFLKIGVIAGMAVAILIVAPDLKMPAITEFTNGTGPVFAGKLFPFLFVTIACGAISGFHALISSGTTPKMVEKEGQTLFIGYGSMLMESMVGIMALIAACILTPEIYFAINTPASLLGATSTSAAEYINTTLASLAQIGFHITPEEIDTLAKNIGESTILSRTGGAPTFAIGLTMLLHEIMGGEAMMGFWYHFAILFEALFILTAVDAGTRTGRFMVQDILGNIYKPMANTSNMFYGIIATLICVTGWGYLLYAGVTDPMGGIYTLWPLFGASNQMLAGMALLLATVIIYKMGKSQYAWTTIIPAIWVLITTMYAAIQKLLPANGDKIHDAVSHVAAAQNAAAKLPTLNDPLVIAKTEAIIRNNIVDAVLCGLFMFVTVVVIIQTFRICKKIKDGNNTEYPLRESEYINASKFSME; translated from the coding sequence ATGAAAAGCAAAATTTTATGGGGTTTACTTTCTATTTTGGCTGCATGGTGTTTTGGTGTACTTGCACTTCATAAAGGAGAAAGCATTAGTGCTATATGGATGATTGTAGCAAGTGTATGTATTTATATGATAGGATACCGCTTTTATGGTCGTTTTGTAGCTTATAAGGTTTTGGGGCTTGATGATAATCGTGCAACTCCCGCTGTGATTCGCAACGATGGGCGTGATTTTGTTCCAACAAATAAATATGTTTTATTTGGTCATCATTTTGCTGCTATTGCAGGTGCTGGCCCATTAGTTGGTCCTGTTGTTGCCGCTCAAATGGGCTATTTACCATCAATGATATGGTTACTAGTTGGCGTTGTCATAGCCGGTGCGGTGCATGATTTTGTCGTGCTTTTCATCTCAGTTAGAAGAAACGGAAAAAGCTTAGGTGAAATGATAAAAGAGGAAATGGGCACAGTAACTGGGGCTATTGCAATGATAGGAATTTTCTTTATAATGCTAATCATCGTAGCAATTCTTGCGATGGTTGTGGTAAATGCTTTAGCAAACTCTCCATGGGGATTTTTTACTATCGCCATGACAATTCCAATAGCAATTTTTATGGGGCTTTATATGAGATTTATTAGACCAGGTAGAGTTATAGAAGCTTCAATAATTGGTTTTGTACTTTTAATCTTAGCACTAATTTATGGCAATCATGTAGCAGCAGATCCAGTACTAGCAGCTTATTTTAGTTTTTCAAAAACTAGCCTAGCATGGATAATAATAGCTTATGGTTTTATAGCTTCTGTTCTTCCTGTTTGGTTTTTACTTGCTCCAAGGGATTATCTTTCAACTTTTCTTAAAATAGGTGTTATTGCTGGTATGGCTGTTGCTATTTTAATCGTAGCACCCGATCTTAAAATGCCTGCAATTACAGAATTTACAAACGGAACAGGACCAGTTTTTGCTGGAAAACTTTTTCCATTTTTATTTGTAACTATTGCTTGCGGAGCAATTTCAGGATTTCACGCATTGATTTCAAGTGGAACAACTCCAAAAATGGTTGAAAAAGAGGGTCAAACTCTATTTATCGGATATGGCTCAATGCTAATGGAAAGCATGGTTGGAATTATGGCATTAATTGCAGCTTGTATATTAACTCCTGAAATTTACTTTGCTATCAATACTCCTGCTTCTCTTTTGGGAGCTACATCAACAAGTGCAGCCGAATATATAAACACAACTCTTGCAAGCTTAGCGCAAATTGGCTTTCATATTACTCCAGAAGAAATTGATACTCTTGCAAAAAATATAGGGGAGAGCACAATTTTAAGCAGAACTGGTGGTGCTCCAACATTTGCTATAGGATTAACAATGCTTTTGCACGAAATTATGGGCGGAGAAGCTATGATGGGATTTTGGTATCACTTTGCGATACTATTTGAAGCTCTATTTATATTAACAGCTGTTGATGCAGGGACAAGAACAGGTAGATTTATGGTACAAGATATCTTAGGAAATATCTACAAACCAATGGCTAATACTTCAAATATGTTTTATGGAATAATCGCTACTTTAATATGTGTAACTGGATGGGGATACCTACTTTATGCAGGAGTTACAGATCCAATGGGCGGAATTTATACATTATGGCCACTTTTTGGTGCTTCAAATCAAATGCTTGCTGGCATGGCTCTACTTTTGGCAACTGTTATTATCTATAAAATGGGTAAATCCCAATATGCTTGGACAACAATAATACCTGCTATTTGGGTTTTGATAACTACGATGTATGCAGCCATTCAAAAACTTCTACCAGCAAATGGAGATAAAATTCACGATGCAGTTAGCCATGTAGCAGCAGCTCAAAATGCAGCAGCTAAGCTACCAACTTTAAATGATCCATTGGTAATTGCAAAAACTGAAGCAATTATTAGAAATAACATTGTTGATGCCGTGCTTTGTGGTTTATTTATGTTTGTAACCGTTGTTGTGATAATACAAACATTTAGAATTTGTAAAAAAATAAAAGATGGTAATAACACAGAATATCCACTTAGAGAAAGCGAGTATATAAATGCAAGTAAATTTAGTATGGAGTAA
- a CDS encoding DUF2393 family protein, with protein MGYFTIWHIAVLICAILIFILILLLMYLNKDKIKNFYVLIGLTLLIISMGSYTIMISLDDKLKTAVISDVSTQRVYINETIVFKGNIRNTSKYNLSRCDIYIQMNSSPGKLQDFSRHLTKKNDFFSFLYKNETEDLKPVKSNVYVENIKPFEIRSFSAVLSFPPNFTDPKFVYKVDCK; from the coding sequence ATGGGTTACTTTACTATATGGCATATTGCAGTGCTGATTTGTGCGATTTTGATATTTATTCTTATTTTATTATTAATGTATCTAAATAAAGACAAAATAAAAAATTTTTATGTCCTTATAGGACTTACCTTGTTGATAATCTCTATGGGTTCTTATACTATCATGATTTCACTAGATGATAAACTTAAAACGGCGGTTATTTCAGATGTTAGCACACAAAGAGTTTATATTAACGAAACCATAGTTTTCAAAGGTAATATCAGAAATACTAGTAAATATAATCTATCTAGATGCGATATTTACATTCAAATGAACTCTAGTCCTGGAAAATTACAAGATTTTAGCCGACATTTAACTAAGAAAAATGATTTTTTTAGCTTTTTGTATAAAAATGAAACAGAGGATTTAAAACCAGTGAAATCAAATGTGTATGTAGAGAATATCAAACCTTTTGAAATTCGTAGTTTTAGTGCTGTACTTTCATTTCCCCCTAATTTTACAGATCCTAAATTTGTTTATAAAGTTGATTGTAAATAA
- a CDS encoding DUF2393 family protein codes for MKFLNQIKEFFVFYLDHWYWIDFASIVWIVILLFLLILFSITIFTKTPLVSVFLLMISFLIAIFSIFYVNDYVDNIVRKRDTSVVLTKEMKYSDILLVDVNLTNLSKHKFKYCSIKLKFIKDGKNFIQNFIYKFNPIYTTSQKISSPLDLNETRKINFLIKNFGYKPSYKIMADSECF; via the coding sequence ATGAAATTTCTAAATCAGATAAAAGAATTCTTTGTTTTTTATCTTGATCACTGGTATTGGATAGATTTTGCATCAATTGTTTGGATAGTAATACTACTTTTTTTGTTGATTTTATTTTCTATTACTATTTTTACTAAAACACCCTTAGTATCTGTTTTTTTGCTAATGATTTCTTTTTTGATTGCTATTTTTTCTATTTTTTATGTTAATGATTATGTTGATAACATTGTTCGCAAAAGAGATACGAGCGTTGTTTTAACTAAAGAAATGAAATATTCTGATATATTACTTGTGGATGTAAATTTAACAAATTTATCAAAACATAAATTTAAATATTGTTCTATAAAACTTAAATTTATAAAAGATGGAAAAAACTTTATACAAAATTTTATCTATAAATTTAATCCGATTTATACCACATCTCAAAAAATATCATCGCCGCTTGATTTAAATGAAACCAGAAAAATTAATTTTTTGATAAAAAATTTTGGATATAAACCAAGTTATAAAATAATGGCAGATTCGGAGTGTTTTTAA
- the hisI gene encoding phosphoribosyl-AMP cyclohydrolase yields MSEIKVDWIKIGGLLPVIVQGLDKEVLMLAYMNEEALRLSLETKFAHYFSRSKNRIWKKGEESGNIQIIKDIYLDCDNDTLLIIVDQVGGCACHTGSKSCFYKKIELETSDIKEQKADIKTRSYNFSDELYHTILDRKLNGDPKISYVAKLFNKGENYFLKKICEEASELAFACKDLSKAQKYFKFNLEKFGEHSEDPKYDVIYECADLIFHIYVALANYNIHPEQIYAELQKRSAISGIEEKNSRSNK; encoded by the coding sequence ATGAGTGAAATAAAAGTAGATTGGATAAAGATTGGCGGTCTTTTGCCAGTTATAGTTCAGGGCTTAGATAAAGAAGTTTTAATGCTTGCTTATATGAACGAAGAAGCTTTAAGATTAAGTTTAGAAACTAAATTTGCCCACTACTTTTCACGCTCTAAAAATAGAATTTGGAAAAAGGGTGAGGAAAGCGGAAATATCCAAATAATAAAAGATATATATTTAGATTGTGATAACGATACGCTTTTAATCATAGTTGATCAAGTAGGCGGATGTGCTTGTCATACGGGATCAAAAAGTTGTTTTTATAAAAAAATTGAGTTAGAAACAAGTGATATAAAAGAACAAAAAGCAGATATCAAAACCCGCTCTTATAACTTTTCAGATGAACTTTATCATACTATCTTAGATAGAAAACTAAATGGCGATCCAAAAATATCTTATGTGGCAAAGCTTTTTAACAAAGGTGAAAATTATTTTTTAAAGAAAATTTGTGAAGAAGCAAGTGAGCTAGCATTTGCGTGCAAAGATCTCAGCAAGGCTCAAAAATACTTTAAATTTAATCTTGAAAAATTTGGAGAGCATAGCGAAGATCCAAAATATGATGTTATTTATGAATGTGCTGATTTGATATTTCATATTTATGTTGCTTTGGCAAATTACAACATTCATCCAGAACAAATTTATGCAGAGTTACAAAAAAGATCCGCAATTAGCGGTATAGAAGAAAAAAATAGTAGAAGCAATAAATGA
- a CDS encoding SPFH domain-containing protein, with translation MPADLNDYFNKKRNENSNNNGGNGFKKPDFNFKKPNFGKFSGLLYALIVIIAIFAIARPFAIIQSGQVGILSTAGKFEPNPLQPGLHFFIPFIQEIIPVDTKVRIINYTSNEDSGEINVRGSGIIRKASVSVLDSRNLPVSVDVTVQYRLNATNAPQTIAAWGLSWENKIIDPVVKEIVRGVVAKYTAEELPSNRQVIAKDIDKFIRDYIDNLPNKPVELLAVQLREIILPPKVKEQIERVQIAKQEAERTKYEVERANQEALKKAALAKGNAEAVKIEAQGRADAVKIEADSTAYANKEIAKSLDRSLLELKQIETQAKFNEALKENSDAKIFLTPGGAVPNIWVDTKDKPKQSAIESK, from the coding sequence ATGCCAGCTGATTTAAACGATTATTTTAACAAAAAAAGAAATGAAAACTCTAATAATAATGGTGGAAATGGATTTAAAAAACCAGATTTTAACTTTAAAAAACCTAATTTTGGTAAATTTTCGGGACTACTTTATGCTCTTATAGTTATAATAGCTATTTTTGCTATAGCAAGACCATTTGCTATAATACAATCAGGTCAAGTTGGAATTCTTTCAACTGCTGGTAAATTTGAACCAAATCCGCTTCAACCAGGACTTCATTTTTTTATACCATTTATACAAGAGATTATACCTGTTGATACAAAGGTTCGTATTATAAACTATACATCAAATGAGGATTCTGGCGAGATAAATGTAAGGGGCTCTGGAATTATTAGAAAAGCCTCTGTTTCTGTTTTAGATTCAAGAAATTTACCAGTTAGTGTTGATGTTACGGTTCAATATAGACTAAATGCTACAAACGCACCTCAGACCATAGCGGCTTGGGGACTTAGTTGGGAAAATAAAATCATAGATCCTGTCGTAAAAGAAATAGTAAGGGGCGTGGTTGCAAAATACACAGCAGAAGAACTTCCGTCAAATAGACAAGTAATTGCAAAAGATATAGATAAATTTATAAGAGATTATATAGACAATCTTCCAAATAAACCAGTAGAACTTTTGGCTGTTCAGCTTAGAGAAATTATTTTGCCACCAAAAGTTAAAGAGCAAATAGAGCGTGTTCAAATAGCTAAGCAAGAGGCCGAGAGAACAAAATATGAAGTTGAAAGAGCAAATCAAGAAGCTCTTAAAAAAGCAGCTCTTGCAAAAGGTAACGCTGAGGCTGTTAAGATAGAAGCACAAGGTAGAGCTGATGCTGTTAAAATAGAAGCGGACTCAACTGCGTATGCAAATAAAGAGATAGCAAAAAGCCTAGATAGATCTTTGCTTGAGTTAAAACAGATAGAAACTCAAGCTAAATTTAATGAAGCTTTAAAAGAAAATAGTGATGCTAAGATTTTCTTAACACCAGGCGGAGCTGTGCCAAATATATGGGTAGACACAAAGGATAAACCAAAACAAAGTGCTATTGAAAGTAAATAA
- a CDS encoding branched-chain amino acid transaminase produces MASINEAKNIWMNGKLIPWKDATVHVLSHSLHYGNAVFEGVRAYQTKKGLAIFRLQEHTKRLFDSAKACLIKIPYSYDEVLKAHVDLLKSNDFKNTVYIRPIAFFGYGTMGVSNEGAHNDLAIAAWEWGAYMGEEALKKGIRVKISSWMRSAPFSMMNRAKSSANYFNSQMANFEAKQAGCDEALLLDPQGYIAEGSGECFFIVRDGKIITPLNNTSLESITQATVIEIAKDLGYEVIRRPITRDEAYIADEAFFTGTAAEVTAISEIDSRIIGKGCMGEITSKLQKAYFDIVMGNNAKFEHYLTYIK; encoded by the coding sequence ATGGCTAGTATAAATGAAGCAAAAAATATATGGATGAATGGTAAGTTAATTCCTTGGAAAGATGCCACAGTCCATGTATTATCTCACTCTTTGCATTATGGAAATGCTGTTTTTGAGGGGGTTAGAGCTTATCAAACAAAAAAAGGTCTTGCTATTTTTAGATTACAAGAACATACAAAAAGACTATTTGATTCTGCAAAAGCTTGCCTTATCAAGATACCCTACTCTTATGATGAGGTATTAAAAGCTCATGTTGATTTGTTAAAAAGCAATGATTTTAAAAACACTGTTTATATAAGACCGATTGCATTTTTTGGTTATGGAACAATGGGCGTTTCAAATGAAGGCGCACATAATGATCTTGCTATTGCTGCTTGGGAATGGGGGGCATATATGGGCGAAGAAGCCCTTAAAAAAGGTATAAGAGTTAAAATTAGTTCATGGATGAGATCTGCGCCATTTTCTATGATGAATAGAGCAAAATCGAGTGCAAATTACTTTAACTCACAAATGGCAAATTTCGAGGCTAAACAAGCAGGGTGTGATGAAGCGTTATTACTTGATCCTCAAGGTTATATAGCAGAAGGTAGCGGAGAGTGCTTTTTCATAGTTAGAGATGGTAAAATCATTACTCCGTTAAACAATACTAGCTTGGAAAGTATCACTCAAGCAACTGTTATAGAAATTGCTAAGGATTTAGGATATGAGGTTATAAGAAGACCTATAACAAGAGATGAAGCTTATATAGCAGATGAAGCGTTTTTTACAGGAACTGCTGCTGAGGTAACGGCTATTAGCGAGATTGATTCAAGGATTATTGGAAAAGGTTGTATGGGTGAGATAACATCTAAACTACAAAAAGCTTATTTCGATATAGTTATGGGAAATAACGCTAAATTTGAACACTATTTAACATATATAAAATAA
- a CDS encoding ribonucleotide-diphosphate reductase subunit beta: MKRKKIYNPSSNESLTDRKIFSGNPHGILNFTKAKYQWALKLWDLMEANTWFPREVDTTDDVRDYNFNLTPAEKRMYDLVWSQLISMDSFQTNNLADNINPYITAPEINAILARQAYEEANHSKSYAVMVEAICDNTDMIYEMEKYDEVLREKNDYISSVYEELAGDVSDEKLLLAMVANQILEGIYFYSGFTSIYALARAGKMLGSAQMIRFIQRDEITHLLIFQNMINSVRKERPDLFSEKIIEKIYDMFEKAGELEIKWGKYITQNQIMGFTDDIITTYIHYLIDQRLTSIGLKAKYGASHPIKWVDDFSKFNDQRSNFFESKVTNYSKGSLSFDDF; the protein is encoded by the coding sequence ATGAAAAGAAAGAAAATTTATAACCCTAGCTCAAACGAAAGTTTAACCGATAGAAAAATTTTTAGTGGAAATCCTCATGGCATTTTAAATTTTACAAAAGCAAAATATCAATGGGCATTAAAATTATGGGATTTGATGGAAGCAAACACATGGTTTCCAAGAGAAGTTGATACAACAGACGATGTTAGGGACTATAACTTTAACTTAACTCCAGCTGAAAAAAGAATGTATGATTTAGTTTGGAGTCAACTTATATCAATGGATAGTTTTCAAACAAATAATTTGGCTGATAATATAAATCCATACATAACGGCCCCTGAAATAAATGCTATTTTAGCAAGACAAGCTTATGAAGAAGCAAATCATTCTAAAAGTTATGCAGTTATGGTTGAAGCGATTTGTGATAATACTGATATGATATATGAGATGGAAAAATATGATGAAGTTTTAAGAGAAAAAAATGACTATATCTCAAGTGTTTATGAAGAGCTTGCTGGTGATGTTAGTGATGAAAAACTACTTCTTGCAATGGTTGCAAATCAAATTCTAGAAGGAATTTACTTTTACAGCGGTTTTACATCTATTTATGCACTTGCAAGAGCTGGAAAAATGCTAGGTTCTGCTCAGATGATAAGGTTTATTCAAAGAGATGAAATAACTCATTTATTGATTTTTCAAAATATGATAAATTCAGTTAGAAAAGAAAGACCAGATCTTTTTAGCGAAAAAATCATTGAAAAAATTTATGATATGTTTGAAAAAGCTGGCGAACTTGAAATAAAATGGGGCAAATATATTACACAAAACCAAATTATGGGATTTACAGATGATATCATCACAACTTACATTCATTATCTTATAGATCAAAGATTAACATCCATAGGATTAAAAGCAAAATATGGTGCATCTCACCCTATAAAATGGGTTGATGATTTTTCTAAATTTAATGATCAAAGAAGCAACTTTTTTGAAAGCAAAGTTACAAACTATAGCAAAGGAAGCCTTAGTTTTGATGACTTTTAG
- a CDS encoding protein-L-isoaspartate(D-aspartate) O-methyltransferase, translating to MNSLEYTKCLKMANEIADLTTLSPKVYKAFCQTPREIFVPIKAHAYELNPHPISGNQWISSPLTVAKMTMALECEDIDNVLEIGCGSGYQAAILGKLAHRVFSIERIQKLADGAKLRFKELNVLNINIRYDDGIDGWKTYSPYERIIFSCACEEISPKIFAQLKDGGILVAPMKENGKQFIYKFKKDFYGNISKEKLEECLFVPLLSGRE from the coding sequence ATGAATAGTTTAGAATATACAAAATGTCTTAAAATGGCTAACGAAATAGCCGATTTAACCACGCTTAGTCCAAAGGTTTATAAAGCATTTTGCCAAACACCAAGGGAAATTTTTGTACCCATAAAAGCACATGCTTATGAACTAAATCCACATCCAATCTCTGGAAATCAGTGGATAAGTTCTCCTTTAACTGTAGCAAAAATGACTATGGCTTTGGAATGCGAAGATATAGATAATGTATTAGAAATAGGTTGTGGTAGTGGTTATCAAGCTGCGATTTTAGGCAAACTTGCACATAGGGTTTTTAGTATAGAAAGAATTCAAAAACTAGCAGATGGTGCTAAATTACGCTTTAAAGAATTAAATGTGTTAAATATCAATATAAGATATGATGATGGGATTGATGGATGGAAAACTTACTCTCCTTATGAGAGGATAATTTTTTCTTGTGCTTGTGAAGAGATAAGTCCAAAGATATTTGCTCAACTTAAAGATGGCGGCATTTTGGTTGCCCCTATGAAAGAAAATGGCAAGCAGTTTATCTATAAATTTAAAAAAGATTTTTATGGAAATATATCAAAAGAAAAGCTAGAGGAGTGCCTTTTTGTTCCGCTTTTAAGTGGAAGAGAGTAG
- the fliI gene encoding flagellar protein export ATPase FliI, with translation MSLNSLKSKLKSKPQLSNIFGIVSKISSTAIEITGLRPSIGDIVKIISKNGSKEGLGMVTEVKKECAYVSPFGFVEGFRIGDMVYLSESGMNIPVGCELLGRVVDPLIQPKDGKGSINCTDYTPIMRPPIDAMKRGLIDEKFSVGIKTIDGLLTCGKGQKLGIFAGSGVGKSTLMGMIVRNSSAPIKVVALIGERGREVPEFIEKNLGGNLDSTVIVVATSDDSPLMRKYGAFTAMSVAEYFKDQGQDVLFIMDSVTRFAMAQREIGLALGEPPTSKGYPPSVLALLPQLMERVGKEEGKGSITAFFTVLVEGDDMSDPIADQSRSILDGHIVLNRALTDFGIYPPIDIQNSASRIMNDVVSKEHRENAIKFKRYYSLLKENEVLLRIGAYQKGSDKELDIAISKKAYMDDFLRQGANEGFSFEEVEKKLSEINNK, from the coding sequence TTGAGCTTAAATTCTCTTAAATCAAAACTTAAATCAAAACCACAACTATCAAATATATTCGGCATAGTAAGTAAAATTTCATCAACCGCCATAGAGATAACAGGACTTAGGCCAAGCATAGGAGATATTGTGAAAATTATATCAAAAAATGGCTCAAAAGAGGGACTTGGTATGGTTACTGAGGTAAAAAAAGAGTGTGCCTATGTTTCGCCATTTGGTTTTGTAGAAGGATTTAGGATAGGAGATATGGTTTATCTTAGTGAAAGTGGTATGAATATACCTGTTGGATGTGAACTTTTAGGACGAGTTGTAGATCCTCTTATACAGCCAAAAGATGGCAAAGGTAGCATAAATTGCACAGATTATACTCCGATAATGCGTCCGCCAATTGATGCTATGAAAAGAGGACTTATAGATGAGAAATTTAGCGTTGGCATAAAGACAATTGATGGTCTTTTAACCTGTGGCAAGGGTCAAAAACTTGGTATTTTTGCCGGAAGCGGTGTTGGTAAATCAACTCTTATGGGAATGATAGTTAGAAACTCATCAGCTCCTATAAAAGTTGTTGCGTTAATCGGTGAAAGGGGACGCGAAGTTCCTGAGTTTATAGAAAAAAATTTAGGTGGAAATTTGGACTCTACTGTCATTGTTGTTGCAACTAGTGATGACAGCCCTTTGATGAGAAAATACGGGGCATTTACTGCAATGAGCGTTGCTGAATATTTTAAAGATCAAGGACAAGATGTGCTTTTCATTATGGATAGCGTTACTCGTTTTGCTATGGCACAGCGTGAGATAGGACTTGCGCTTGGAGAACCTCCAACTAGCAAAGGTTATCCTCCATCTGTTTTGGCTTTACTTCCTCAACTTATGGAAAGAGTTGGAAAAGAAGAGGGAAAGGGATCAATAACTGCTTTTTTTACAGTGCTTGTTGAAGGCGATGATATGAGTGATCCAATAGCTGATCAAAGCAGATCTATACTAGATGGGCATATAGTTTTAAATAGAGCACTTACGGACTTTGGCATTTATCCTCCAATAGATATTCAAAACTCGGCTTCAAGAATTATGAATGATGTAGTAAGCAAAGAGCACCGCGAAAATGCTATTAAATTTAAAAGATACTACTCTTTATTAAAAGAAAATGAGGTTTTGCTTAGAATTGGAGCGTATCAAAAAGGCAGCGATAAAGAGCTTGATATAGCAATTTCAAAAAAAGCTTATATGGATGATTTTTTAAGACAAGGTGCAAATGAAGGCTTTAGTTTTGAAGAAGTTGAGAAAAAACTAAGCGAAATAAATAACAAATAG
- the folE gene encoding GTP cyclohydrolase I FolE, whose amino-acid sequence MQAFKTMLEIMGEDVNREGLLKTPERVFKAYDFMTSGYDKDPAEVLNDALFNTSNSEMVLIRDIEFYSLCEHHILPIIGKAHVAYIPNKKVVGLSKIPRMVNIFARRLQIQEQMTEQIANAIQSVIKPLGVGVVLQARHMCIEMRGVEKINSTTTTSALRGSFITNPDTRKEFFSLINSPREPRF is encoded by the coding sequence ATGCAAGCATTTAAAACAATGCTTGAAATAATGGGAGAAGATGTAAATAGAGAAGGGCTTTTAAAAACACCAGAGAGAGTTTTTAAAGCTTATGATTTTATGACAAGTGGATACGACAAAGATCCAGCAGAAGTATTAAATGACGCTTTATTTAATACTTCTAATAGCGAAATGGTGCTTATTAGAGATATTGAATTTTATTCACTATGCGAGCATCATATACTTCCAATTATAGGAAAAGCTCATGTTGCATATATACCAAACAAAAAAGTTGTTGGGCTTAGCAAAATTCCGCGTATGGTAAATATCTTTGCAAGAAGGCTTCAAATTCAAGAGCAAATGACAGAGCAGATTGCAAATGCTATACAATCAGTTATAAAACCACTTGGTGTTGGCGTAGTGCTTCAAGCAAGACACATGTGTATCGAGATGAGAGGAGTTGAAAAAATAAACTCAACTACCACAACTTCGGCACTTCGCGGAAGTTTTATAACAAATCCAGATACTAGAAAAGAGTTTTTTTCATTGATAAACTCGCCTAGGGAGCCTAGATTTTGA